TGTTCTGCTGTGAGTCCAAAGTCCAAAACTCAGAGCTAGATTGTACCTAGTCCTTTCATTGGTACTCATGGGAGGAAGTAAAACCTTCTCAAGGATTTTGATCGGTAACTCCTGTATTTGCTTAAACTACTCAGAAAGTGACCAAGGGATCTGCAGCCTTACTGGCTCAACCTGATGCTGCACCAGGTACTGGTCTGCACCTCTTCTCTATCCCCTTTTCTCCACACCTCTTAGCTGGATGGTGGGTGCTCCCTCTGCACACTGAGGCATTGGCTGGGGCAGCGCCCCTCTGCACTGTCTTCAGGAGGAGAGCTCTGCCTAGAAGCCACTACTGACCTTGTTATTTTCTGACAGATGACCTGTACCAGTGCACAGTATAAAGTCATTGCTATGCTTGCCCTTGGACACTTGATGCTGCTGAGCAGCAGATAGTTGAATCCTATTTCCAAGGAAATTAAAGATTGAATTGGCCTGGTTTTTATTTGATCCTGACTTTCATAGTATATCACTGTATGTAATTATTGCTTTGTGTTCAAACTCCTCATTTATGTGCATGCACAAAGCTCCGTTGTCTCAGCTACTCAAGAACTTTAGCGTGTGAAGAGGTGTGTGTgatattggaggaaaaaatgaaattatgcaaATTCATGATAGTATCTAAAACCACAATTGAATTAGGGCCCCCTGTGGTGCTTCATGCTACACTTACTGCTAAGTAATTCCTTAAGTTCCTTCTTCTAAAAAACTATCTaagaagaaaagtcaaaatgttGAGAAACACTATTATCTTAATACAGTTTGAATCCAGTGACCCTCAACTGCAGCCCACATGTAGTGATCACGGACCTGCTTTTTCTATCCTTTCATTCTTTCCAAACGTCTTGATAGTACCAGGAATGTTCCTAAAAGCCACATTTTCCagaatagtatttttttcagcCTCTCAAAGTAATACAAGGCAGACTATTACTATGACTCTGCACATACAGCTTACTACTACAGCTTAGTGAAGATATTGAAATCTTGGGTGTTACAAAGGTGTGCAATTTTTAGGTGTAAAGTCTAATCTTCTGCTGTTCTGATGACTAAATACAGGTAAGTCATTGCAAAATCCCAGATGTTTTACTTTAATACTGTTTTAGTGTCAGCATTTCAGCAACATACTGAAATTCAGCTGCACCAGAATTATGAGACTTGTACTGTGTTATATTTGACTACCCAGTTGTCTCATTATAGGAGGGATAGGACAAAAGAAATTCATCGTGTTAAATAGTACGGGATAAATACCTGTCTATTTCATACACTGAAGAAAATCACGTTATATCAATacacttagaaaataaaaataaaaagttgatcGAAAAGGTCCCTAAAATGAGacaatttttttcatgttcataTGCTGATAAAAAAGGGACaacaaaaaggaaattattaaTCATTAACAGTCACCTATAGTTACTATACAgtgtattaaaatatttgtagtcTTAAAAATTTAGTTAACCTACTTCTAGTGTTTATAACTAGGAAATAGTATTTAATCATTTGCatttcatgcaaatatttaagCTGTTACCATATATCATGACAGTCAATATTTCCAGTATGCTATCTAAGTTTCTCTTGAGAATCCAAAGTAAGGGAAAATGCTTTAGGTTTTATCAGCTgtgttttcctcatttatttcagAGCATTTGTAGAGGAAGCAGCAATAAGAATGGGAGCTTTGGTGTAGAGGAATTACAAGTAGCTGCAAGAAAGCAAGACTAGAAAGGGGtggagacaaaattaaaaaaaaaaataataattaaaaaattatccCACATCTAAAACccgccagatttttttttacttaaaatgttAGCGCACTTAGCAGACAACCTGGAAGGAGGTGGTTGAGCTGTATGGAAGGCGACTACAGACTTGTATATGCACAAGGAGGGAAAATCGTAGAGCAGGTCTACCAAGTGACCCAAAAGGCAACatcatttttttccaaggaatCTGTCACAGATAGTGCTTTGTATAAAACAGAGCTCCATGAATCTTGACAGGAGTTAAAAGTTTGAACCACATGGTCCTGGCTAATTTGAGGTTTATATAAAGAGCTGTACCCTATTCCTTGAGAAGCAAAATAAACGATTAATGTCATACCAAGCATTAAGACAAATGGGTTTTGAAAAGTATATTGATGTGGCCTAACCTCTCTTAAGGGTAACAGGGGTTAGGTTTAATCCGGCTTGATTAAAAACACTTTTACGATTTCCATCCATAAATTTTGTCTCATTAACAAACTGGTCAGACGTTTTGGTCTgtctttattccttctttttgGGAGTCACTGTGGATGCAGGGAACAAATGGCTCGTTCACTCGGTGACCGACGTGTGCAGGGAAATctgcgccagcagcaggctcGAGATCTGCGTTGCGCGAGGGCGAGTGGGAAGGTGGCATTGCCCCCGGGAGTGCTCCTTGCGCTTGGAGGCTGCTCCTGGGAAGTGCCAAACCCCTGGCTGGCGTGTGGCTCCCTTGCACAGCTTTCAGTGACTTTATTCACTTAACTGTAAACAGACAAGTATGCACTGTAACACCCTTCTGATAAAGGCTATGGCAATGCCATCTGCTTATACTTAAAATTAACCCATTTTACAAGAGGATTTAAAAAAGTGCCTGAAGCCCTCTTCCTTCCTGGGCAACAATTGACGCACTGCAGGAAGGGTAACTCTTCTGGTTAAGTGCTATGTAACCTTTTCAAAGCAAAGCTTCATCTAGCAAGGAGAAATAAAGAAGGGAAATCAGTGTCGTAGGCATTGTACTCATAACAGGCTATTCCTTCAGTgtaagaaatcaaaatattggtttttaaatgaacaaacgTGTTTACACGACCTATTCTGGGTATTCTTAAGGCATTATTAAAATCACCTGTTTCTCAAAATGCACATGAAGACTGATTAGTTAGCTCAAATATGAACAATGTTTCTCTACTATACGTTTTTAAATGCTAGAGAAGTCTTAGTGCAGAAAATCTAGAGGAAAAGTTAAATGCATGCTTTCATTACTAAAAGAGAGCATACACAAAAGATTTATACTTTATAGCTCACTGCGTATGCACTGGGAGAAGCTACTTTTGTGGCACAAATACCCTTCTTTGTTGCTTACAAATAACTGTATTCAGTGACACAAAGCTCAACTGTTGTAAAAAATATTAGTATGCAGATGCTCTGGTGTTTTGTTAATGCATTTAATTAAATACAatagctcttttgttttgttctctctctctctctctctctctctctctccctccctccctccctccctccctctctcctccctccccccttgaATGAATTTCTATTATGGTATAGAATCTAGGCTCATAGCTGCTGTTTAATATGTTTTGCAGTTTCAGAAAGTGCTATATATCGATGTTACTTTCTATTTCATTCTAACAAGAAAACTCTTTGGGGGATTTAATAGTTTCTAGTAAATTTGAAAgcagttccccccctccccttcaatTTTTCTCTCACCAGGAAAACCAAAAATTCTAAATTTGTTAGCAAATACTTTCATTTTCCCAACTGATGTGGCCTTAAGTGACAATTAGCAGTGGTTAAATAGAATTGTATTcctgaaaaatatattcagacTTGTTAACGAAAGAGAATTTTCTTGAAGTTCCCCAACATCATTGAGGTAGTGTTTAAAGTTGCACAATTGAATTGCGTGTTATCTTTGTATATGAAAAGCTGTGCAGAACTGTAGCTGATTGACTGACTACAACAAATTGTAACCTGACAAACACTAGGTATATATCTGCAGAAACCATCATTATCGTCTTGTGTGGCTATCCGTAAAATTATTTAAGAATAATTCTTGAGCCTAAATGAGAAAAGATTTCTTTATGGTGTGCAGGTGGGAAAAGCAATACAAAATGACTGCCATAAAGTCTGAAACTGCTCTGATGAATCAGCAAAGTGCTTGAGCCCTGAGCACTTTGAAAACCTAACTGTATTTACCAGGTCCTACCCTCTCGTGGCAACAAGGACCAAATCAAATTGGGATTGAATGAGGTATTCAGAAGACACTGCAGGTAACATATGGCTGACTAACTTATCTCTGTAACATCAAGCCCTGTTAACTCTAAAAAACTTTATCTTGTCTGACATGGGTGAGTGTGAGAGGTGTCTAATCGCTTACTTTTCAAGCACGAGACTACTGAGTATTTTTGTGGTGTTCCTTGGAGGTACTTGTGGTATTCCTTTGGGGGGGGGTACTGTTTCCTTTGGAGTTGCTCATAAGGGTAGAGGGAGTTAACTACTGCTTAAAGCAGATGTTTAGGGTTAAATacgctgtctttttttcccccaggtatTTTATTGAGAACGTTAGAACACAAATATTGAAAAGCCAGCCAACATTTCACTCACACCAACAAGGTCTGTGGTGGCGCCTTTCTTGACAGAGCGCTCATCtgtttctgagaattttttttcccttcacataAGTACTACATGATAAATTGGACAGTTTTGCAGTGGGCCTTCAGGATCCGCAGTAGGGCATTGTATGCAGAATTCTGAAATCATCCATGAGGAAAACTTTTGTGTCAGGCCAGGCAGAGATTTCAGTTATTGTTCTCCACTTCATTTTTATGTGAAGACAATTaaagtagttttttaaaaaacaaaaaacccacctcgTTAAACCTTTTTTGATTGTAGGTTCAAGTTAGAATGAAAAATTCCAAACTGGGACAAAACACTCAGGTACAAAAGCTCCAGTGTAACGGAGAGAAAACATGCTGTTGGAAGAGGGCCGTCCTtcaacattgcttttttttttcttcttcctgttttgaggaagaaaaaaaaaatagttaagagTTCCCCTTTTCAAGGGAAAGTACTGGAATATTGGTTGTCCACACGTTGTAACTGAAAGCCTTATCATCGGGAAGCCTTccacataaataaaatatatctcaACTGACCTTCTAATAAACTGTATTAATCTATTTACAAAtatttccaatttaaaaaaaaacacctagaacTACAGCAAACTTTTTTGTGTGAACATCATCGTCGTTTCAGTCCCAAGATAGCTTAATGTTCTTAAAGGCTGTCAGGGACGAGAACATAGTTTCATTACAGCCGCGCATATTACGGGTTTTGTATGAAATGACTAACTcgaggcaagggagagaaagcaGCATTGTTGCGTGGCTCTGTTTGTCACAGGCCTGTATTCATATCTCATCCTTGTTGTTTGCAGGAGAGGCAGATGTGAACCAGAACAATGGGACCTCCACGACGAGCCCAGCGGTGACAGACCCCAAAGGCACAGCAGACCCGAAGAATGCCTGGCGGGAGGCCAACCCAGCTGACACGACCGGTCGCCCCCACTTGATCCGCCTCTTTTCCCGAGATGCCCCAGGGAGAGAGGACAACACCTTCAAAGATCGGCCCTCTGAGTCAGACGAGCTACAGACCATCCAAGAGGACAGTGCAGCAGCTTCAGAGAACTCGGATTTGATGGCTTCACAAAAGCGCTCCTCTTTCCGGCACGGATCAAAAATGGCCTCTGCGAGCACTACAGACCACGCTAGGCATGGATCACCAAGGCACAGAGACTCGGGTCTACTTGACTCGCTGGGCAGATTCTTTGGAGGCGAAAGACACGTTCCCCGGAGGGGCTCGGGCAAGGTGAGCTCTGAGGAATAGAGAACTGCACAGCTACAGCAAAATAAAGTACAATTAAAAAGGAAGGGTGGGACTAAAAGGAAGGTTTAACTACTCTAATGCAAGAGTTGACTTAGCCAGCAGGAGGGTACTCGCAGTTGCGTAACTTAACATTTGGCTTTAatctgaaaacaacaaaaaagcatagATCTGGGAAACATGAGGAGCTATTTCTGGGTATTAACAAGGAATTCAGGTGGCTCTAGAAACGTTACTGATTGATAGGTATTTTTAATGAACATCTAATGAGGTGCATTACATGCATTTGTATGCTGTGCCATTTAGAGAAACTTCAGTCTgcttttgtgtgttgttttttaaacatttgcGAAACTGAACTGAACGAAAGCACTAAACGCAAGACAATCTCTAGCTAGTTTGGCACTGAGGAACAGACTTGGAAGCTGATGTTAGACAACTAAAAAGAGCTATGGCCAGATTCTGTATTCTCAGGCTGCTTGCACAAGAGGATGTTTTAAGATCAGTTGATAGCACTGCAAAGGGGATGGATTAGCAAATATAATCCTGAAATCCAGGTATACAAGGTAGCCCAGCTGCTTTATCATGGTGGGAAATGAAGgcttatttcaaaacatttcatattAGAAATTGAGTAGCAAAACACCTcattatgaatttaaaaaaaaaaaagtgtcagtgaAAAGATACTTGTGTTCTTTCCTGTTCCAGGATTAACTTGCATCCTTTGATAAGGATGCAGATAACATGTTCACTTTTGAGCAGCAAAATTTAAGATGTTCTTTGCAGCCTTTGCCATATAAATGATAAGTGGAGTCTTGTGTTTGTGTGTTCACATGCTACGTAAGCACTTGAATGAAACTACCCCTGTAGGGCTGTAAAAACTTTGTTTTATCTAAATGCGTTGTTTGATGTAGTTGCTCGAATTTTGTGTGTTACAAAAAAAGCAATGCTCGTTCTTGCTGGCTGGGCTCAAATTTTTCAATGATCTGTGACAAGGTTTGCTATCTGCTCAACAGTTCTAACCTGTGGTGCTTCTGGGGATGGGTTAGTACTTGCAGGCTTCCCAAATGAGCGATCTCCTTGTGTTGCATTGGAACATTGTGCCACGACTGTGGTTTAAAGCTATTTGACTTGCACTCAGCTGACATTTGCAGGCTGTTGCTGTACCTCACAGCTCTGCGCTTGGAAACACAGCATGCCCTGGAGCCCTGCCCCCAAAGGGTGGTTGTAACGCATAGAGCACGGGATGAAAAATACTCTAGAACCTTCAAACCAGAACGGTAGATGTTTCTCACACTTGTTATCCAATAATAAGAAAGCTATATATTTAATCTCCGTTTCTCCCATTCACAAACTGGGGACAGCAGGGCTCATTACAAACCTTGAGCAGTTACACAGATGTTGCTGTAAGTATGTAATGTTCATATAGTAGCTAAAACATGCAACAAGTAGTTGCTTTGAGAATaaagaatgcttttctttcttactgttgTTGCAAATATCACAGACTGTTCCTAACACTGGTGTAATTGGGAACCTTGTTGGCTAGCTCAACTCTTGCTATTCTATTCATATACTGTGTTCCTCAACAAAAAAATATACACCAAGGAAATGAAATGATACCAAAAATACAGAGTCTGCATACAGAATATATAGAGGTATGTACATTCTTGCTTAGcaataacaaacaaaacaaaaaaccacatttTAGTAGGCTGACTAAAAATGGTTGCAAGTTGTacacatttctgtatttcatcCTTTGGTGTGAACATGATCTCTGATTTCTCTGCAGATCTCTACATAGATGGTATTTCTGTCCTCTAGTACCTGGCTGTCTCATCTCTGTTGCTCTTCAGCAAACTGTTATTTTGAGACATGCACTTACATATCTGCAAAACAGTACAGAATTATGGACAATTCTAGCATTGTTTACTtggcaaaagtaattttttttagaagtacTTTTAATGTTACAAAGTCCTGACTTGCAGATTTCAGTTGGAAGCACAGagaagttttgttgttttgttatcTTGGCAGAACTCAGTCACATTGGCACTGAGTGCCAAAGCATCGCTATTGCTGTTTCCTGCAACAATAAAGTtgacgcacgcacacacacacacacacgcgcgcgcacacacacacacacacacacacaatcaatcCTGGGATCCTACTGTAGGAGAGTTTCAGTGTTGAAAATAC
This genomic interval from Struthio camelus isolate bStrCam1 chromosome 2, bStrCam1.hap1, whole genome shotgun sequence contains the following:
- the MBP gene encoding myelin basic protein isoform X4, whose protein sequence is MRYSEDTAGEADVNQNNGTSTTSPAVTDPKGTADPKNAWREANPADTTGRPHLIRLFSRDAPGREDNTFKDRPSESDELQTIQEDSAAASENSDLMASQKRSSFRHGSKMASASTTDHARHGSPRHRDSGLLDSLGRFFGGERHVPRRGSGKDIHAARASHVGSIPQRSQHGRPGDDNPVVHFFKNIVSPRTPPPMQAKGRGLSLARFSWGGEGHKPGYGGSGKFYEHKSTHKGHKGSYHEGQGTLSKIFKLGGSGSRPGSRSGSPVARR
- the MBP gene encoding myelin basic protein isoform X1, which translates into the protein MHFFFLRLFTNHRGGLLQRRKRHCCSSFSGIAGITGISPVSIQVRWYFIENVRTQILKSQPTFHSHQQGEADVNQNNGTSTTSPAVTDPKGTADPKNAWREANPADTTGRPHLIRLFSRDAPGREDNTFKDRPSESDELQTIQEDSAAASENSDLMASQKRSSFRHGSKMASASTTDHARHGSPRHRDSGLLDSLGRFFGGERHVPRRGSGKDIHAARASHVGSIPQRSQHGRPGDDNPVVHFFKNIVSPRTPPPMQAKGRGLSLARFSWGGEGHKPGYGGSGKFYEHKSTHKGHKGSYHEGQGTLSKIFKLGGSGSRPGSRSGSPVARR
- the MBP gene encoding myelin basic protein isoform X2, coding for MHFFFLRLFTNHRGGLLQRRKRHCCSSFSGIAGITGISPVSIQVRWYFIENVRTQILKSQPTFHSHQQGEADVNQNNGTSTTSPAVTDPKGTADPKNAWREANPADTTGRPHLIRLFSRDAPGREDNTFKDRPSESDELQTIQEDSAAASENSDLMASQKRSSFRHGSKMASASTTDHARHGSPRHRDSGLLDSLGRFFGGERHVPRRGSGKDIHAARASHVGSIPQRSQHGRPGDDNPVVHFFKNIVSPRTPPPMQAKGGEGHKPGYGGSGKFYEHKSTHKGHKGSYHEGQGTLSKIFKLGGSGSRPGSRSGSPVARR